The Pedobacter roseus genome contains a region encoding:
- the fusA gene encoding elongation factor G, whose amino-acid sequence MARDLKFTRNIGIAAHIDAGKTTTTERILYYAGVSHKIGEVHEGAATMDWMAQEQERGITITSAATTVDWNYRGQKYHVNVIDTPGHVDFTVEVNRSLRVLDGLVFLFSAVDGVEPQSETNWRLANNYSVPRIGFVNKMDRSGADFLKVVKQVKEMLGSNAVPLQLPIGSEDGFKGVVDLINNRGIVWNEHDKGMTFTEVPIPEDMIDEVAEWREKLLESVADYDESLMEKFFEAPETITEREVLDALRAAVLDAKIVPMVCGSSFKNKGVQTMLDYVMELLPSPMDSEGVIGTNPDTNEEVLLKPSISEPFAALAFKIATDPFVGRLCFIRVYSGNLEAGSYVYNSRSENKERISRIFQMHANKQNPVPNVAAGDIAAVVGFKDIKTGDTLCDEKNPIVLESMDFPEPVIGLAIEPKTQADVDKLGIGLGKLAEEDPTFRVQTDQETGQTVISGMGELHLDILIDRLKREFKVEVNQGAPQVAYKEAIFGTTTHRETYKKQSGGRGKFADISVVISPIDADFEKGGLQFVNEITGGSIPREFIPSVEKGFAASMANGVLAGYPLPDMKVRLTDGSFHAVDSDALSFELAAKMAYREALPKCKPTLMEPIMKIEILTPEENMGDVIGDMNRRRGQLLGMDTRNGSQVIKATVPLSEMFGYVTQLRTITSGRATSTMEFDHYEAAPKNVQDEVIAKSKGRVKSED is encoded by the coding sequence ATGGCAAGAGATTTAAAATTTACAAGAAATATTGGAATCGCGGCTCACATTGATGCAGGTAAAACTACAACAACTGAGCGTATTCTTTATTATGCTGGTGTAAGTCATAAAATTGGTGAAGTGCACGAAGGTGCTGCAACAATGGACTGGATGGCACAAGAGCAAGAGCGTGGTATCACGATCACTTCTGCTGCAACTACTGTTGATTGGAATTACAGAGGTCAAAAATATCACGTTAACGTGATTGATACTCCGGGTCACGTGGATTTTACCGTAGAGGTAAACCGTTCATTACGTGTACTGGATGGATTAGTGTTCTTGTTTTCGGCTGTTGATGGTGTTGAGCCTCAATCGGAAACTAACTGGCGTTTAGCAAACAATTACAGTGTGCCTCGTATTGGTTTCGTTAATAAAATGGACCGTTCCGGAGCAGACTTTTTAAAAGTTGTTAAGCAAGTTAAAGAAATGTTGGGTAGTAATGCAGTTCCATTGCAATTACCTATCGGATCTGAAGACGGATTTAAAGGTGTGGTTGATTTAATCAACAACCGTGGTATCGTTTGGAATGAGCATGATAAAGGAATGACCTTTACTGAAGTGCCAATCCCTGAAGATATGATTGATGAGGTTGCTGAGTGGAGAGAGAAATTACTTGAATCAGTTGCTGATTATGATGAGTCGTTAATGGAGAAATTCTTCGAAGCGCCAGAAACAATCACAGAACGCGAAGTTTTAGATGCTTTACGTGCAGCTGTTTTAGATGCTAAAATTGTACCTATGGTTTGTGGTTCATCTTTCAAAAACAAAGGTGTACAAACTATGCTTGATTATGTGATGGAATTATTGCCTTCACCTATGGATAGCGAAGGTGTTATTGGTACTAACCCGGATACTAACGAAGAGGTTTTATTAAAACCAAGCATTAGTGAGCCGTTTGCAGCTTTAGCTTTTAAAATTGCAACCGATCCATTCGTAGGTCGTTTATGTTTTATCCGTGTTTACTCGGGTAACTTAGAAGCGGGTTCTTATGTTTATAACTCTCGTTCTGAAAATAAAGAGCGTATTTCCCGTATCTTCCAAATGCATGCTAACAAGCAAAATCCTGTGCCAAATGTGGCTGCTGGTGATATTGCTGCGGTAGTTGGATTTAAAGATATCAAAACAGGTGATACACTTTGTGATGAGAAAAACCCAATCGTTCTTGAATCGATGGATTTCCCAGAGCCAGTTATCGGTTTAGCTATTGAGCCTAAAACTCAGGCTGATGTTGATAAATTAGGTATTGGTTTAGGTAAATTGGCTGAAGAAGATCCTACATTCAGGGTTCAAACAGATCAGGAAACTGGTCAAACTGTAATCTCTGGTATGGGTGAGCTTCACCTGGATATCTTAATTGACCGTTTAAAACGCGAATTTAAAGTTGAAGTTAACCAGGGTGCGCCACAAGTAGCTTACAAAGAAGCTATTTTCGGTACAACTACTCATCGTGAGACTTATAAAAAACAATCAGGTGGTCGTGGTAAATTTGCTGATATTTCAGTAGTTATCTCTCCAATTGATGCTGATTTTGAAAAAGGTGGCTTACAGTTCGTAAACGAAATTACTGGTGGTTCAATTCCTCGTGAATTTATCCCTTCAGTAGAAAAAGGTTTTGCTGCATCTATGGCGAATGGAGTATTAGCAGGATATCCACTTCCTGATATGAAAGTTCGTTTAACGGATGGTTCATTCCACGCGGTCGATTCAGATGCTTTATCATTTGAACTTGCGGCTAAAATGGCATACCGTGAGGCTTTACCTAAATGTAAACCTACTTTGATGGAGCCAATCATGAAAATCGAAATCTTAACCCCTGAAGAAAACATGGGTGATGTAATCGGTGATATGAACCGTCGTCGTGGTCAGTTATTAGGAATGGATACCCGTAACGGATCTCAGGTAATTAAAGCAACTGTGCCTCTTTCTGAAATGTTCGGTTATGTAACTCAGTTACGTACCATCACTTCAGGACGTGCAACTTCTACAATGGAATTTGACCACTACGAAGCTGCACCTAAAAACGTACAGGATGAAGTAATTGCTAAATCTAAAGGAAGAGTAAAATCTGAAGACTAG
- a CDS encoding SusC/RagA family TonB-linked outer membrane protein: MTKIYEQTTENYRKTVPIQKRSFVIPLLKIIYCSLIFLIPIAASAQTVVTGTVKDEKGLPAVGTSVTETDVKNGTSVDANGKFTLTLKGKLKVLTFTLVGYKTQKVTVGASNVVTVNLEEDLNKLNEVVVVGYGTQRKTDLTGSVSSIKSEDLNLGGTTSNIGQAIQGKAAGVQVQQTSFAPGAGMSITVRGGNSINTTNSPLYVVDGFISDNGSTINPNDIEDIQILKDASSAAIYGARGGNGVVLITTKKGKAGRVAIDLDLSNGNQFLTYKPALLNGQQYTDIQNATAIEDGKPVLFPPSFNVANTNWLDEATQNASVHNRSLSISSGDQNSKLYVSGNYINQKGVLKGTGLEKYTARIGAEKNLNERLKLGANFYGSSSKLFQQSYSADITAPLFGLLTALPNIPVYNADGTYFRYQGKNNALASLLEPTNTSTNKLANTNVSLDYQIIKGLTYHLGAGAEYTNLNEGQYIPRTLTAGAVNGGIAAQKSSTTFRWLVENYLTYKFNFGSHDFTALAGVSNQKDVNEFIAAGSKGFPTDEFLFYNLGAGSTPNGTNVTITNLGNGYNSFKEQSTFNSMYGRVNYSYKEKLLASFTLRRDGSSKFGSNNSYGFFPSGAVAYKFTDEEFIKNLNTFSNLKLRASYGVTGNDRITNYLYLSTFTNYSTVLNPGDPLQIGTEPKTLPNPNLKWESTKQFNLGLDMGFFSGRLNATIDLYSKKTSDLLINIPIEQYWGFSSQLVNAGSIQNRGVEFLINTVNIRNNDFTWNTNFNISLNRQKVLSLGPINQISVNTANPSGTVSGREFSRVVAGRELGELFGYIYNGVIKTGETYAPQPGAKPGDPKYQDVNGDGKITPDDMTFLGNSTPRFSMGLGNDFHYKGFDLNIFFQGAFGYSLYNMNRLVLESTTGADALNRFVAGVNENTDVPREGYFLSTFGSYVNSRFVENASYVRLKSVSLGYSLPTKIFDHIKVIKGLRVYAEGQNLFTITNYTGTDPEVNSHSGSNFGGGIDFNAFPAFRTFSAGVKLTIN, encoded by the coding sequence ATGACCAAAATTTACGAACAAACCACGGAGAACTATAGGAAAACTGTTCCTATACAAAAACGCTCTTTTGTAATCCCTCTTTTAAAAATTATTTATTGTTCTTTAATCTTTTTGATTCCTATTGCAGCCAGTGCACAGACAGTTGTAACAGGTACGGTAAAGGATGAGAAAGGCCTGCCAGCCGTTGGAACATCGGTAACCGAAACGGATGTGAAAAACGGAACATCAGTAGATGCCAATGGTAAGTTTACCCTAACCTTAAAGGGTAAACTAAAGGTTTTAACTTTTACGCTGGTTGGTTATAAAACACAAAAGGTTACCGTTGGAGCCTCTAACGTGGTAACGGTAAATCTGGAAGAAGATTTAAACAAATTAAACGAAGTTGTGGTTGTGGGCTATGGTACACAACGTAAGACAGATTTAACAGGTTCGGTCAGTTCTATAAAGAGCGAAGACCTGAATCTTGGAGGTACTACATCCAATATTGGACAAGCTATACAAGGTAAAGCAGCTGGTGTACAGGTACAACAAACCAGCTTTGCGCCCGGCGCCGGAATGTCGATAACGGTAAGGGGGGGTAACTCCATTAATACAACCAATAGTCCGCTATATGTTGTAGATGGATTTATTTCTGACAATGGTAGCACCATCAACCCAAATGATATCGAAGACATACAGATTTTAAAAGATGCTTCTTCTGCCGCAATATACGGTGCCAGAGGTGGAAACGGTGTAGTATTGATAACCACCAAAAAAGGAAAAGCTGGAAGAGTTGCCATCGATCTTGATCTATCGAACGGAAACCAGTTTTTAACGTATAAACCAGCACTGTTAAACGGGCAGCAATATACCGATATCCAGAATGCGACTGCTATTGAAGATGGAAAACCGGTTTTATTTCCACCATCTTTTAATGTAGCCAATACAAATTGGTTAGATGAAGCTACCCAAAATGCCTCAGTTCATAACAGGAGCCTAAGCATCAGTAGCGGCGATCAAAACTCGAAACTTTATGTATCTGGAAACTACATCAATCAAAAGGGTGTTTTAAAAGGTACTGGACTTGAAAAATATACCGCAAGAATTGGTGCTGAAAAGAACCTTAACGAACGTTTAAAATTGGGCGCTAACTTTTATGGTTCTAGCTCCAAATTATTTCAGCAATCTTATTCTGCAGATATTACTGCACCTTTGTTTGGTTTGTTAACTGCCCTGCCAAACATCCCGGTATATAATGCCGATGGTACTTATTTCCGTTATCAGGGTAAAAACAATGCATTGGCCAGTTTGCTCGAGCCTACCAATACCAGTACAAATAAACTCGCCAATACCAATGTTTCTCTAGATTATCAGATCATTAAAGGTTTAACGTATCATTTAGGGGCAGGAGCAGAATATACCAACCTTAACGAGGGTCAGTATATTCCAAGAACTTTAACGGCAGGAGCTGTTAATGGGGGTATAGCCGCTCAAAAAAGTTCAACTACCTTTAGGTGGCTGGTAGAAAATTATTTAACCTATAAATTCAACTTTGGTAGTCATGATTTTACTGCACTGGCTGGGGTATCTAACCAAAAAGATGTAAACGAATTTATTGCTGCAGGCAGTAAAGGTTTCCCAACCGACGAATTTTTGTTCTATAATCTTGGTGCAGGCTCAACACCAAATGGTACAAACGTAACCATCACCAATCTCGGTAACGGATACAATAGCTTTAAAGAGCAATCTACCTTTAACTCTATGTATGGAAGGGTGAACTACAGTTATAAAGAAAAATTATTGGCATCGTTTACTTTGAGGAGGGATGGCTCGTCGAAATTTGGATCTAACAACAGTTATGGGTTTTTCCCGTCAGGAGCTGTAGCCTATAAATTTACCGACGAAGAGTTTATTAAAAACTTAAACACTTTTTCTAATTTAAAATTAAGGGCAAGTTATGGCGTTACAGGTAACGACAGGATTACCAATTACCTGTATTTATCAACTTTTACCAATTACAGCACTGTACTTAATCCGGGCGATCCTTTACAAATTGGAACAGAACCTAAGACATTGCCAAACCCGAACCTGAAATGGGAAAGTACAAAACAGTTTAACCTTGGTTTGGATATGGGTTTTTTTAGCGGTCGTTTAAATGCAACGATCGATCTATATTCGAAGAAAACATCTGATTTATTGATTAATATTCCTATCGAGCAATATTGGGGATTTAGTTCGCAATTGGTAAATGCAGGTTCGATCCAGAACAGGGGGGTAGAGTTTTTAATCAATACCGTTAATATCCGAAATAACGATTTTACCTGGAATACAAATTTTAACATCTCGCTGAACAGGCAAAAAGTATTATCGTTAGGGCCTATCAATCAGATTTCAGTAAATACAGCTAATCCTAGTGGTACCGTATCAGGTCGTGAGTTTTCGAGAGTAGTTGCCGGACGAGAGCTTGGAGAACTTTTTGGATATATATATAACGGGGTTATTAAAACAGGTGAAACCTATGCCCCTCAACCAGGTGCTAAGCCAGGCGATCCGAAATATCAGGATGTTAACGGTGATGGTAAAATCACACCGGATGATATGACCTTTTTGGGTAACTCAACGCCACGCTTTAGCATGGGCTTAGGAAACGATTTTCATTATAAAGGATTTGATCTGAATATTTTCTTTCAAGGTGCTTTTGGATACTCACTATATAACATGAACAGGTTAGTTCTTGAATCGACTACTGGTGCCGATGCCTTAAATAGATTTGTGGCCGGTGTTAACGAAAATACAGATGTTCCACGCGAAGGTTATTTCCTGAGTACATTCGGTAGCTATGTAAACTCACGCTTTGTAGAAAATGCTTCTTACGTAAGATTAAAATCGGTTTCATTGGGGTACAGCCTGCCAACCAAAATTTTCGACCATATTAAGGTAATTAAAGGTTTAAGGGTATATGCAGAAGGACAGAACTTATTTACCATCACCAATTATACAGGAACGGATCCGGAGGTAAATTCACATTCTGGAAGCAATTTTGGTGGCGGTATAGACTTTAATGCCTTTCCAGCTTTCAGAACCTTTTCGGCAGGTGTAAAATTAACCATCAACTAA
- the rpsL gene encoding 30S ribosomal protein S12, with protein sequence MPTIQQLVRKGRVALEFKSKSPALDSCPQRRGVCTRVYTTTPKKPNSAMRKVARVRLTNGKEVNAYIPGEGHNLQEHSIVLIRGGRVKDLPGVRYHIIRGALDTSGVAGRNQRRSKYGTKRPKPGQVAAAPTKGKKK encoded by the coding sequence ATGCCAACCATTCAACAATTAGTTAGAAAAGGTAGAGTAGCACTGGAGTTCAAGAGTAAGTCTCCAGCGTTGGACAGCTGTCCACAGCGAAGAGGTGTATGTACACGTGTGTACACCACTACCCCTAAAAAACCAAACTCAGCAATGCGTAAAGTTGCCCGTGTTCGTTTAACGAACGGTAAAGAGGTAAATGCATACATTCCTGGAGAAGGTCACAACTTACAGGAACACTCTATTGTATTGATCCGTGGTGGTCGTGTTAAAGATTTACCAGGTGTACGTTACCACATCATCCGTGGTGCATTAGATACATCAGGTGTAGCTGGTCGTAACCAACGTCGTTCTAAATATGGTACTAAACGTCCTAAACCAGGACAAGTAGCTGCGGCGCCAACTAAAGGTAAAAAGAAATAA
- the rpsJ gene encoding 30S ribosomal protein S10 — protein sequence MSQRIRIKLKSYDYNLVDKSAEKIVKTVKPTGAVVSGPIPLPTEKKIFTVLRSPHVNKKAREQFQLCAYKRLLDIYSSNSKTVDALMKLELPSGVEVEIKV from the coding sequence ATGAGCCAAAGAATCAGAATTAAATTAAAATCTTACGATTACAACTTAGTAGATAAATCTGCTGAGAAAATCGTAAAAACTGTTAAGCCTACGGGTGCAGTGGTTAGTGGTCCGATTCCACTTCCTACAGAGAAAAAAATCTTTACTGTATTACGTTCTCCACACGTTAACAAAAAAGCTAGAGAGCAGTTCCAATTATGCGCTTATAAACGTTTATTGGATATTTATAGCTCTAACTCTAAAACAGTTGATGCTTTAATGAAACTTGAATTACCTAGCGGTGTTGAAGTTGAAATCAAAGTTTAA
- the cysC gene encoding adenylyl-sulfate kinase, with translation MPLKVSSKNNFPVTDQKGMVIWLFGLSGSGKTTISTLLKEKLQREGFFATTLDGDVLREGINRDLGFSESDRAENIRRAAEIAKLMMLNNIITICSFITPLEQHRKLAAEIIGERYFEVFLDCPLAICKERDVKGLYKDADLKLISNFTGVSARFEPAINANLVIKTNTESAIESMDKLFSKIISYISPLS, from the coding sequence ATGCCTTTAAAAGTTTCGTCCAAAAATAATTTTCCTGTTACTGATCAAAAAGGAATGGTAATCTGGCTATTTGGTTTGTCGGGTTCGGGAAAAACAACTATTTCTACTTTACTGAAGGAAAAACTCCAAAGAGAAGGTTTTTTTGCAACAACACTGGACGGAGATGTACTGAGGGAAGGCATTAATAGAGATTTGGGCTTCAGCGAATCAGATCGTGCCGAAAACATCAGGCGTGCCGCAGAAATAGCCAAATTGATGATGCTGAATAATATCATCACCATCTGCTCCTTTATTACACCACTTGAGCAACATCGTAAATTAGCAGCCGAAATCATCGGAGAACGGTATTTTGAAGTATTTTTAGACTGCCCGCTGGCCATCTGCAAAGAAAGAGATGTAAAGGGCTTGTATAAAGATGCCGATCTTAAACTGATCTCAAATTTTACCGGGGTAAGTGCCAGGTTCGAACCTGCCATAAATGCCAATCTTGTGATCAAAACCAATACAGAAAGTGCAATAGAAAGTATGGATAAGCTATTTTCGAAGATCATTTCCTATATCAGCCCGCTTTCTTAA
- a CDS encoding RagB/SusD family nutrient uptake outer membrane protein — protein sequence MKRYKIIIAITAVVLLQFSCKKDLEPVVYSSLTSTNAFKTKSDAIAAVNAVYARLKGPSVGDNFDYWTVRHFALTDLTTDVGHCSYSGDPGQLSNVQWNSANGLIAEDWRQIYKLISNANNAIYNITPMTSLTETEKNQFLAEIKFLRAVAYMDLTDAWGPVILATEKDLENPNYTKNASLTPLDQIEAFLITDLQAVANTLPINYANNPFYSSNDVGRATKGAALTLLAKLYLRQHQWQKVVDVTKQVMDLNVYSLYPTYAGLFAESNKWCSENIFSVLSDANVNGTELLNHFGPLDHPVLTDRWQYYAVTWDFYNSFDDADDRKKLFFAEYTGVDKLVHKQAPSLGATPPAGVFYMQDVATAKYADPNGANTYYDGHSVNILRYADVLLSRAEAINELSGPNAECIDLINQVKGRSHAKTLVAANYNQSTLRDALLQERGWELFYEGKRRADLMRFGKYESIVNGYLKRTNQTPTVVMPRDQYFPYPLNQVNINPNLNNSGRQ from the coding sequence ATGAAAAGATATAAAATAATCATAGCCATAACTGCAGTTGTTCTTTTGCAGTTTTCTTGCAAAAAAGATTTAGAGCCAGTGGTGTATAGCAGTTTAACGAGCACAAATGCCTTTAAAACAAAATCTGATGCTATTGCTGCTGTAAATGCTGTTTACGCCAGGTTAAAAGGACCATCTGTTGGCGATAATTTCGATTACTGGACAGTAAGACATTTCGCCTTAACCGATTTAACTACTGATGTGGGCCATTGTAGCTATAGTGGAGATCCTGGTCAACTTTCTAACGTGCAATGGAATTCGGCAAATGGTTTAATTGCAGAAGATTGGAGGCAGATCTATAAACTTATTTCAAATGCGAATAATGCGATCTATAACATTACTCCAATGACCAGCCTTACCGAGACTGAAAAAAATCAGTTTCTTGCCGAAATTAAATTTTTAAGGGCTGTTGCATATATGGATTTAACCGATGCCTGGGGACCAGTTATTCTGGCTACAGAAAAAGACCTTGAAAATCCAAATTATACCAAAAACGCATCTTTAACCCCGCTTGATCAGATTGAAGCATTTTTAATAACCGATTTGCAGGCTGTGGCCAATACTTTGCCTATAAATTATGCCAACAATCCTTTTTACAGCAGCAATGATGTAGGGAGAGCTACAAAAGGAGCAGCCCTTACCCTATTGGCAAAATTATATCTTCGCCAACATCAATGGCAGAAAGTGGTGGATGTAACCAAGCAGGTAATGGATTTAAATGTTTACTCGCTTTATCCTACTTATGCAGGTCTTTTTGCAGAAAGCAATAAATGGTGTTCAGAAAATATCTTTTCAGTATTAAGTGATGCCAATGTAAACGGAACTGAACTTTTAAACCACTTCGGACCACTTGATCACCCTGTTTTAACCGATAGATGGCAATATTATGCCGTAACATGGGATTTTTACAACAGTTTTGATGATGCAGATGACCGGAAAAAACTTTTTTTTGCAGAATACACCGGCGTTGATAAATTGGTGCACAAACAGGCTCCATCATTAGGTGCTACACCACCTGCAGGCGTATTTTACATGCAGGATGTGGCCACAGCTAAATATGCTGATCCAAATGGCGCTAATACCTACTATGATGGACATAGCGTAAATATCCTCCGTTATGCTGATGTTTTGCTAAGCAGAGCAGAGGCAATTAACGAGCTAAGCGGGCCCAATGCAGAATGTATTGATCTGATCAACCAGGTAAAAGGAAGATCGCATGCCAAAACACTGGTTGCTGCCAATTATAATCAAAGTACCTTACGCGACGCACTATTGCAAGAGCGTGGTTGGGAATTGTTCTACGAAGGAAAAAGAAGAGCTGATTTAATGCGTTTTGGTAAATATGAGAGTATTGTAAACGGATATTTAAAGCGTACCAATCAAACACCTACAGTGGTAATGCCACGAGATCAGTACTTCCCTTATCCTTTAAATCAGGTAAATATAAATCCGAACTTAAATAACTCGGGTAGACAATAA
- a CDS encoding aryl-sulfate sulfotransferase, protein MKYFLKSIILLCLLSFYGCYNGDGIKEIKVGLHNNNELKIQIDVSTNSDVDIYVKYWPNKIADSTKEITSVSRHKSHHRLILCNIMPKTSYAYQVVAVKNGIEKPSKTYTFESHELPEWLKDQFKAKSADDKLIPKELKNGLILVNKRYSPGMAYLVDYKGRLRWYHMVDNVGFKVINFTKDKTLLSILGGNDEPTSYGSQILELSLEGDTLLHLKKGQGDFKQTIHHEILKNQKGELVTLFVDQKITDLSHIGGSKQDTINGDGILVMDKKGKQVWKWSVFDSLDPLSDKSLLKTKKDWMHANSLNYDKDGNYIISFYNNGQIWKIDAKTGIIIWKFGKGGSIKIPVNTSFSQAHAVHINAEGNLMFFDNGIEKHQSGAYAFKINEQTQSASLDMHIQLPQQIYNDRMGSAYMINKDNILCCSSKRHIVVLTNRKGVLLWTLEASVPAYRGIFVTSDQLSPYLKP, encoded by the coding sequence ATGAAGTACTTTTTAAAATCCATTATTTTATTGTGTCTGCTTTCATTTTACGGTTGTTATAACGGTGATGGTATTAAAGAAATAAAAGTAGGCTTACACAACAACAATGAATTAAAGATACAGATTGATGTAAGTACCAATTCGGATGTTGATATTTATGTGAAATATTGGCCAAATAAAATTGCAGATTCTACAAAAGAAATAACTTCTGTTTCAAGGCATAAAAGCCATCACAGGCTTATACTTTGCAACATTATGCCCAAAACAAGTTATGCCTACCAGGTTGTTGCTGTAAAAAATGGCATTGAAAAACCCAGTAAAACCTATACTTTCGAATCGCACGAACTGCCTGAATGGTTAAAAGACCAGTTTAAAGCAAAAAGTGCCGATGATAAATTAATTCCCAAAGAACTTAAGAACGGATTAATTTTAGTTAATAAGCGGTATTCGCCAGGCATGGCCTATCTGGTTGATTATAAGGGTAGGTTGAGGTGGTACCACATGGTTGATAATGTAGGTTTCAAAGTAATCAATTTTACAAAAGATAAAACCCTGCTTTCTATTTTAGGAGGTAACGATGAACCCACAAGCTATGGTAGTCAAATACTGGAGCTCAGCTTGGAAGGTGATACGCTTTTACATCTTAAAAAAGGACAGGGTGATTTTAAACAAACCATTCACCACGAAATTTTAAAAAATCAAAAAGGCGAACTCGTTACGCTTTTCGTTGATCAAAAAATAACTGACCTAAGCCATATTGGCGGAAGTAAACAGGATACCATCAATGGAGATGGCATTTTGGTGATGGATAAAAAGGGGAAACAGGTTTGGAAATGGAGCGTATTCGATAGCCTCGATCCTCTTAGTGATAAATCTTTACTCAAAACAAAGAAAGATTGGATGCACGCCAATAGCCTAAACTATGATAAAGATGGTAACTACATTATTTCCTTTTATAACAATGGTCAGATCTGGAAAATTGATGCCAAAACAGGTATAATAATCTGGAAATTCGGTAAAGGTGGTAGCATAAAAATACCGGTGAATACCAGTTTTTCTCAGGCGCATGCCGTACACATCAATGCAGAAGGAAATTTAATGTTTTTTGATAATGGCATCGAAAAGCATCAATCAGGAGCTTACGCATTTAAAATAAATGAGCAAACGCAAAGTGCAAGTTTGGATATGCATATCCAATTGCCTCAACAAATTTATAACGATCGTATGGGCAGTGCCTACATGATTAATAAGGATAACATATTGTGCTGCAGCTCTAAAAGACACATTGTGGTACTCACCAACAGAAAAGGTGTATTATTGTGGACATTGGAAGCTTCGGTTCCTGCATATAGGGGAATATTTGTAACTTCGGACCAATTAAGTCCTTATTTGAAACCTTAG
- the rpsG gene encoding 30S ribosomal protein S7: MRKSKPKKRIILPDPKFNDVQVTRFVNNMMYDGKKSIAYSIFYDAVEIAEKKAGENGLEIFKRALTNIMPAVEVKSRRVGGANFQVPTEVRPERKTALGMKWLILYARRRGEKTMKEKLAGEIVAAAKGEGAAVKKKEDTHKMAEANKAFSHFRF, translated from the coding sequence ATGAGAAAGTCAAAACCAAAAAAGAGAATTATTCTTCCTGACCCAAAATTTAATGATGTTCAGGTAACTCGTTTTGTAAACAATATGATGTACGATGGAAAAAAATCTATCGCTTATTCTATCTTTTACGATGCTGTTGAAATTGCTGAGAAAAAAGCAGGTGAAAACGGTTTAGAGATATTTAAACGTGCTTTAACTAACATTATGCCAGCTGTAGAGGTTAAATCTCGCCGTGTTGGTGGTGCTAACTTCCAGGTTCCAACTGAGGTTAGACCAGAGCGTAAAACAGCTTTAGGTATGAAATGGTTAATTTTATATGCTCGTCGTCGTGGAGAAAAAACGATGAAAGAGAAATTAGCTGGTGAAATCGTAGCTGCTGCTAAAGGTGAAGGTGCTGCTGTTAAGAAAAAAGAAGATACGCACAAAATGGCTGAGGCTAACAAAGCGTTCTCTCACTTCAGATTCTAG
- the cysQ gene encoding 3'(2'),5'-bisphosphate nucleotidase CysQ, protein MIDTIDINAILNIAVEAGKAILTVYDNEADFEVSTKSDSSPLTKADKIANDLICLELQKLYPSIPILSEEGKSIPYEERKNWEMYWCVDPLDGTKEFIKRNGEFTVNIALIHNNLPILGVIYIPVQNLLYYGNEASGSWKQTPGEDSLQISAINKRADWTAAVSRSHADGEEKAILSKYPIVNFIAVGSSLKFCLLAEGKAQIYLRTGPTMEWDTAAGHAIALFSGCHIHTLAGKEMLYNKISLLNEGFLCIVD, encoded by the coding sequence ATGATCGATACCATTGATATAAATGCTATACTAAATATAGCGGTTGAAGCAGGGAAGGCAATCTTAACTGTTTATGATAATGAAGCAGATTTTGAAGTATCTACTAAAAGCGATTCCTCACCTTTAACCAAGGCCGATAAAATAGCTAATGATTTAATTTGCCTTGAACTTCAAAAATTATATCCTTCTATTCCAATATTGTCGGAAGAAGGGAAAAGTATTCCTTACGAAGAAAGAAAAAACTGGGAGATGTATTGGTGTGTAGATCCGCTGGATGGAACTAAAGAATTTATCAAGCGAAATGGAGAGTTTACCGTAAATATTGCACTAATCCATAATAATCTGCCAATATTGGGCGTAATTTATATCCCTGTGCAAAATTTATTATACTATGGCAATGAGGCTTCTGGAAGCTGGAAACAAACCCCGGGGGAAGATTCACTTCAAATAAGTGCAATTAATAAGAGGGCCGATTGGACTGCTGCGGTAAGCAGATCGCATGCAGATGGCGAAGAAAAAGCAATTCTTAGCAAATACCCGATCGTTAATTTTATTGCCGTAGGCAGTTCCCTAAAATTCTGCTTGTTGGCGGAAGGGAAAGCGCAGATTTATCTAAGAACAGGACCAACTATGGAGTGGGATACTGCTGCCGGGCATGCCATTGCGTTATTTAGCGGTTGCCATATTCATACTTTGGCCGGCAAGGAAATGCTGTACAACAAAATATCGCTGTTAAACGAAGGTTTTTTGTGCATAGTAGATTAA